CCACGCGGTCGCCCAAGCGGTAACGAGCAACTCCCGGCCCCACCGCATCCACCACGCCCACAATCTGGTGCCCTGGGATGATGGGCAACTTGGCGGGCTTCAGTTCTCCCTCTATCGTGTGCAGGTCGGTGTGACAGACGCCGCAGGTGTGCACTTGCAAGCGTATTTGCCCCGGCCCAGGGCTGGGATCCTCTATCTCGGTCAGCACCAGCGGTTCATCTTCGACGCGCTTAGTGGAAAACAGCATCATCGCTTGCATGACATCCCTCTTCTACCAGCGCACCCACAATTCTACATCATCCAGATACGCTGCCGAAATCCCATCCCAATCATCGTTTCTGACCCCAAAGTGCACTTTGATACGCGTGCCAGCATAGATGCGCAGGTCATAAGTACGCCGGGTCCAGACGGGATTGAAATCCGTCCAGAGATCACACTGCAGGATGCTGTCGTCGTGGGCGCGCAGCACGCAGAAATAAAGCGAGTCGTACGCATCACGTGCCATGAAGGGGAGGTAGTAGAAGGACAAGTTGGCCTGCGTCGCTCCAATGGGAATCTCCACGGCTTGCTGCACGGAAGAGAAACTGAAATAAGGAGGGCCAGATTCGATGCCCAGGCGCATGGAGCGCAGACCGCTATGTGCATACCGCGTGGAGTAGTTGGCAGGATGAGCGGTGTCGGGAATTTGCCAATCGGGACGTTCCCAGGCCTCGTCTGTTTCGAAACTTGGGTTGACGATCAACTGCGCCTCGCGCGGCGTGGCCCCAGGAGTAGCGGTACCTGTGGCGGTTTTGGTGGGCGTTGGCATGGGCGTTGTCGGCGGCGTGGCTGTGACAGTCGCTATGACCGTGGCGGTTGGCGTGCGCGTCCGAGTGGGCGTCGCGGTCGCCGTGGGCATGGGCGTGGGCAAGCCCCCCGTGTAGTTGCGCATGACCAGGGGCAGCCAAAGCGGACGTGCAATCGGCAGCGGCGTGACCGTAGGCCAGCCAAAGGGGTACATGGCAAAATCGTGCACCGGGTTGGTACGTAAATCGGACACCGGGACGATGTCCACCCGGATCTGATAACCTGGCGCCCAGCCGTACAGCCTGGCCTGGTCATGGTCGCACAGATTCAGGTAGTAAACCGGTAACAGCAGGGCGTAACGTCCATCCGCATTAGTCGTGGTCTGCAAGAAACTCGGAACGCACATTTCCACCGACACCACTGCCTCTGGAATGGGATGCCAAGGGCCAAACGCCGCATCGTAAACCAGACCGGTGAGGAGGATATCCCCAGTTGGTGTATCGGTCGGTGTCGGACCGAGCGTTTCGGTCGCGGTAGGCGTGGGCGTGCGTGTATCCGTAGGCGTGGCGGTTGGAGTACGCGTGCGCGTCGGCGTCACGGTGGATGTCTCCGTGCGCGTGGGCGTGGGGCTGCTCGTGGCAGTGGGCGTGCGCGTGTCGGTAGGAGTGGCAGTTGGCGTACGCGTGCGCGTCGGCGTCACGGTGGATGTCTCCGTGCGCGTGGGCGTGGGGCTGCTCGTGGCAGTGAGCGTGCGCGTGTCGGTAGGAGTGGCAGTTGGCGTACGCGTGCGCGTCGGCGTCACGGTGGATGTCTCCGTGCGCGTGGGCGTCAACGTTCGCGTTGGTGTAGGCGTTAAAGTGTAGGTTGGCGTATGAGTGGGCGTATGGATCGGCGTATCCGTTGGCGTGCTGGTCGGCGTATTGGTCGGCGTAGGCGTCGGCGTATCCGTTGGCGTGCTGGTCGGCGTGTTGGTCGGCGTAGGCGTCGGCGTATCCGTTGGCGTGCTGGTCGGCGTGTTGGTCGGCGTAGGCGTCGGCGTGTCCGTTGGCGTGCTGGTCGGCGTGTTGGTCGGCGTAGGCGTCGGCGTATCCGTTGGCGTGCTCGTCGGCGTGTTGGTCGGCGTAGGCGTCGGCGTATCCGTTGGCGTGCTGGTCGGCGTGTTGGTCGGCGTAGGCGTCGGTGTATCGGTCGGCGTGCTCGTCGGCGTGCTGGTCGGCGTAGGCGTCGGTGTATCGGTTGGCGTGCTGGTCGGCGTATTGGTCGGCGTAGGCGTCGGCGCTGGGTTCACTGTGATCACAGTGCTTGCGTCATCGTGGCAGCCGTGGCTGTCCGTGATGGTCAATGTGACCGTATAGACGCCTTCTATCTGGTACGTGTGCGTAGGATTTTGCGTGACGGAGATTTGGTTGTCGCCAAACTGCCAGTGCCAACTCACGATGGGATTGCTCCCGGCAGTGGAAGTATCCGTGAAGTACACGGTCAGTGGCGCATCGCCACTGGTAGGCACGGCGTTGAAACTTGCCACCGGTGGGGCATTCGCTGTGATCAAGTTGGACACGCTCTTGCTATGGGTGCAACCAAAAGTATCCGTCACGGTCAAGGTCACAGTGTAGGAACCCGCTGTGGTGAACGTATGAGTGGGATGCTGAGACGATGAGATGGCGCCATCGCCGAATTGCCAGTACCAACTGCTGATAGGGTAACTGCCCGCGGTGGAAGTATCCGTGAAGTACACGGTCAAGGGAACGCAACAGGACTGCGGTGCAGCCTGGAAGTTAGCCGTTGGTCCAGCCCGCGCGGTGACGGTTGTCGCGCTTGTGCAGGCGCAGCCCCAGGCATCCGTCAGGTGGATGGTGATGGTGATGGTGCCCGCACTGCCCGCATTCCACGCGATGGCGCTGGTGTTCTGCCCCGAGATGATCGTGCCGCCTTGGATGTCCCAGGTGTAACTAGCCCCCGAGCCCGCCGCTGGCACCCAAGCACTGTGCCCCGTGGAACCAGCGCAGACCTCAGATGCACTGACGGTAATGGTGCACGGTGGGCTAGCGTACACGGGCACATCCACCTGGTTCGTACAGGTATAGCCTTGGACATCAGTGATGACGATGCCCACCGTAGCCGTTCCTGCGCCGAGAGCGTCCCACACGATGGTCGTGCTGTAGGGCAGCGAGGAAGTAATGACGCCACTGCCCATAATGTACCAGCCATAGGTTGCCCCCGGGCCAGAATAAGGCACGGAAGCAGTATGCCCGGTGGAGTAGGCGCACACGCCTTGCGGAGGCGTGCTGAGGGTGATGGAGCAGTCCAGATAAGCGCCGACTTTGGCCACAAAGGCGTCTTCTCCACCGTTGTAGTCCAGGTCTGGCCCCTGCGTTACAGGAAAGTCGCTCGAGGTCGTCCTGCCGGTGACGTAGGTGTTTTCGTAGCCATCCGGGACAATGTCCCAGGCTTCATCGTAGCCGCTTCCACCGAAATAGCCACAGAAAACGAGCGGAGCGGTGCCCTGTGGGTTCACTTTGGCCACAAAGCCATCCATCAAACCATTGTGGGTGAGATCGGGGCCGACCACGACCGGGAAAGTAGCCTGGGTGGAGTAGGTGAAGCCGGCGACGTAGGCGTAACGCATAGAGTCCAACGCGATGTCGCGCGCTTCTTCGGCCGCGTCGCCTCCGATGTAACCGCAATAGACCAGTCCTGTGCCATTAGCCTGCACTTTGGCCACGAAAGCATCGCTGGCACCACCATTGTAAGTGGTATCCGGCCCAACACTTACCGGGAAACCCTGGGTCTGGCTGGACTTGACCCAGCCAGCGACGTAGGCGCTGCCAGCGCTGTCAATCGCGATGCCTTCGGCGGAGTCGTCTTGGCTTCCGCCGATGTAGCCACAGTAGATGAGCGCGGTGCCTGCCGGGTTGATTTTGGCTACAAAGGCATCGCCCCACTGCGTGCCACCGTTGTAAGTCAGGTCTGGCCCGACGACCTCGGGAAAAGTACTCTCATTGGAGGAGGTATGGCCGCACAGGTAGGCATTGCCGCTGCCGTCCACGACGATATCCAAGCCGGTCTCGTAGCCATCTCCGCCCAGGTAGGTGGCATAGACCAAGCCATTCCCCGCCGGGTTGACCTTGACGATGAATGCATCGGCACTGCCGTTGTGCGTGGTATCGAAGCCGCTCAGCGAGCCAAATCCATCCCCATCAGGGAAGGTGCTCTCGTCGGAATAGGTGGCGCCGACGACATAGGCGTTCCCGCTGCCATCCACGGCCACGCCCCAGGCCTCGTCATAACTGTAGCCACCGATGTAGCCGCAGTAAACCAGCGCCGTCCCTGCGGCATTGACCTTGGCAATGAAGGCATCGCCCCAGTCATTGTAGGTCGTATCGGGACCAACTGTGACCGGGAAATCGCTCGAATCGGTGTAGCCCACCACATAGGCATTGCGGTTGGCATCTAGGTCGATGGCATAGCCCCAGTCCGTGCCGCTGCCACCGATGTAGCCGCAGTAGAGGAGCGCCGTCCCCTGGGCATTGACCTTGGCCACGAAGACATCCCATCCAGCGGTGTGGGTCAGATACGGCCCGACGGTCTCGGGGAAGGTGGTTTCGCTGGATGCGGTATGCCCCACGATGTAGGCGTGCCAATCGCTGTCCACGACGATGCCGCGTCCTTCCTCGTCCAGGGAGCCGCCGATGTAGCCGCTGTAGAGGAGGATGGAGGGGTCAACGACCAAGGGTTTGCTGGCGTCGTAGGGTCCCACATGGAAGGTATAGATGAGGGGCGTATTCCATGTTGCGTTTCCCGTTTTTCGTATTTCGTTTTTCGTATTTCGTGTTCCGTCCAATGCGTACGCTACGTCCACCGCCACGCGCTGGCCATCCATCTCCTGGTAGGCAGTGGGACAGTCGTCGTGGAAGGCGCCCAGCGGCGTCGAGACTTCCAACTGCCCTTGCGGGGTAATGGCGAGCGCGGTCGCACCGTGGTAGGCAAGCCGAATCTGCGTCGGGTCTGCGCCGGGGTGCACGATGAAGGTGTACTTCAGGCGGTTCACGGTGCCCGAGTACACCAGGTCTATGCCCGGCCAGAGGTCACGATAAACGATGCTGGCGTAGGTGCGCAAGCCGGTTTTCCACTGCTCTGGCGCTCCCTTGAAGTAACTGATGACGGCTGGGGTCAAGTCCTGCCCGATGAGTTGCGGGTTGGGGTTGGCGTCCACGAACTCCAACTTGAGCGCCATCTGGTAGCGTGTGCTTTCCCCTTCGGCAGGGCGATGTGCGCTGATCCCTTGCTCAGCGGATGGCCAAGCCCCCTCCGTTGGTGCGGAAGCCAGCGAGCCATCGAGCACGAAGGCAACGCCCTGCGCAGTGAAATAGAGCACCTTATCCCGTCCTTGGATGTAGAAGGCGACGCGCTCATCCACCTGGCCGCGGTTCTCGATGAAATAGAGTGGGAGTTGCCCAAACGAGGAATCCAGCGCGATGTGAGGCTGGGCATTGCTCGTTGCTCCTGGGGAGGGGTCAACCAGTGCAAGGTTGGTTGAGGAACGCAGGTTGGAGTGGGTTGTGGAGCGCTCTGCGGCAAGGGCAGGCCAGTGCTCCGCGGCAACGGGCGCGGCAGCCAATACCGAGGGATTCGCGACAGGTGTTGGCATGCGTCCCATGGCATGAAAACGCCCGCCAGAAAGGAGCAGAGATAGCACAACTGCGATGATGAAGATACTTCTCCTCACAATTGCCTTTCTATTGCCAAAGTCTTACTGCCGAGAACACAGCGCCTCGTTACAATAGACGTACAACAACGATTTTCATCACGGCAAATTGCGTTGCTACGGCACAAGCAGGGCATGAGCGGAGCCGCATAGTTGCATTATAGTATCAACATAGTTTCAAGTCAAATAGCGGGATTGGGATGGGGCTGCCTCACCCCTGGCCCTCCATCCTACGCTGTAGGAGAGGGATGGGCGTGGGCTATTGCCCACGCGGAGCAGAGGCTAAAAGCCCCTAAAAAGGGCTTCTCACATTCAGCTGGGGAATCCACGCCCCGGCCATGCTCCAGGCGCACTGAAGTGCGCACTACGAACCTGCTGCCCCTTTCAAGGGCTTCTCACATTCAGCTGGGGAATTCACGCCCCGGCCATGCTCCAGGCGCACTGAAGTGCGCACTACGAACCTGCTGACAACAGTCCGCCGCCATCCCTGATGCGGGTTTGTAGTGAGCGCTTCAGCGCTCATACGCGCCAGGGATTGAAATCCCTGCCTAAAAGGGAAAAGTCCCTAAAAAGGGCTTCTCACATTCAGCTGGGGAATTCATTCCCCAGCCACGCTCCAGGCGCACTGAAGTGCGCACTACGAACCTGCTGCACTGAAGTGCGCACTACGAACCTGCTGACAACAGTCCGCCGCCATCCCTGATGCGGGTTTGTAGTGAGCGCTTCAGCGCTCATACGCGCCAGGGATTGAAATCCCTGCCTAAAAGGGAAAAGCCCCTTTCAGGGGATTTTCACATTCAGCTGGGGAATTCACGCCCCGGCCATGCTCCAGGCGCACTGAAGTGCGCACTACGAACCTGCTCCAGGCGCACTAAAGTGCGCACTACGAACCTGCACTGAAGTGCGCACTACGAACCTGCTGCCCCTTTCAAGGGCTTCTCACATTCAGCTGGGGAATCCATTCCCCAGCCACGCTCCAAGGCGGACAATAGTCCGCCGTCTCCTAGCACGGAGAAGGCGGCTAGAAAAGCCGCCCCTACTCCTCACTTATCCAGCACATGCGCCGGGAAATAGCACACGCCCACCGTGCCCGGGCCGGTATGCACCGCCAGCGCCGAGGAGAGGCTGGTGGTCAGCATCTCCACGCACTCGAAACTCTTCTCCACCAATTCGTGCAGCACCTGCGCTGCCTCCTCATCCGCCGCGTGCACGATCGCCGCCTTGATCTTGCCCCCCTGTCCCACCTTCTCGGCAATCAACTCCACCATGCGCCGATACGCCGCCGCACGGCTGCGTTCCTGCCCTAGCGCCACGATCACCCCATCCTCCATGCTGATCAATGGCTTGATATTGAGAAGCGAGCCCACCAAGTGCTTCGCTTTGCCAATGCGCCCGCCCAGGTACAGATAGCGCAGCGTATCCGCCGTCTGCAGCATCCGTGTCACGGGAATCATGCGCTGAATGAGCGCCAGGATGTCGTCAAGCGTCGCACCGGCCAACGCTGCCCGCGCCGCCTCCAGCGCCATCCAGCCATGCGCCATGGACACGTTGCGCGTATCCACCACCTCGATGCGCACGTTCGACAACTCCTTCAGCGCCATCTCCTTCGCCACCAGCGCCGCTTGATATGCCCCGCTGCCAATGGAGGTCATGCACACGATGAGCATATCATTGGCACGCTGGGCAGCTGCCTTGATCTTCTCGATGTAATCCGCAGGCCCTGGATTGGCTGATTTCGGCAACTCGGTCGCCTTGCGCATGTAATCCAGGAACTCGTCCCTTGTTATGTCAATGAGGTCGCGGAAGGCTTTCGTCCCGATGTGCACGTAATAGGGCACCCGTGCGATCTCGTACTTTTCGTAGAAATCATCGGGAAGGCTAGCACAGGTATCCGTGATGACAGCAACTTTTGCCATTTCTCGCTCCTTTCGTCATTTACTTGCCCGCACCGATGCTCAGGGCAAAAAGGTGCAGAAAACGCTCGCCAACGCGCTGCTCGGGCGGGAAACGCGCCCGCAAACGGTAATTGCGCGCTATCTCTCGCCCGATGCCCGCTGCCCACTCCTGCTCGTAACGGCTGAGCCTCTGCCGCGATACATCGCCTGCCGCGATCGCCTCAGCCGCCACCTTTGCTGCCAGGCGTCCCGCCGCCATGCCATTGGCAATCCCACCGCCGGTCAGCGGATCCACCTGCCGTGCCGCATCGCCCACCAGCATCAGCCCATCCGCCACCATGGGCGATGGGGGCAAGCCAACCGGCACCCCGCCGACGACCAGGGTCACGATGCTGCCCTTTGCCAAGAAAGGGTGGCGCTCGACAAAGCGCGTCAGCGCTTCCACCGGCGACACCGTGGCCAGGTCAGCCTGGATACCCAGCCCCACGTTGGCACGCCCCTCGCCCTTGGGGAAAATCCAGACATAGCCGCCTGGTGCGTTCTGGCGATCTAAATAATAATACGTGCACTGCGGATCAACTTCGATGCCTGCCAGCAGGAACTGCGCGCAGGTCATCAGGTCTTGGCGCAGCAGAGTCGTGTCCAACCCAGCCCACACTCCAACGCGGGACTCGACGCCATCGGCGCCAATCACCACACGTGCAGCGATGTCGCGCTGTCCCCATGGCCCTTGTGCGCGCACGCCAACGACCGCTTCTCCCTCGCGCAATAGTCCCGTCGCCGCCGTCTTGACCAGCACCCGTGCCCCTGCCTGCGCCGCTCTCTCCGCCAACACGCGGTCGAACACGCGCCGCTCCAGCACGTAGCCCACGCCGGCAGATGCGCTTCCTTCGGGCAACGCTTCCGACTCCCAGACACACTCCTGCCCATCCTCGACCAACACAATGTGCGCTTTGCATATCCGCGCGCTGATCCATCGTTCATCTGGGGCAATGAATTCGCTCAGCGCCTGATGGGCAATGCCCTCCGCACAGCGCACCGGCGAGCCGATTTCCTGCCGCTTCTCCAGGAGCAGCACCGCCAGCCCCTGCTTCGCCGCTTCCCACGCCGCCACCGCACCCGCTGGTCCCGCTCCTATGACCACCACATCGTAGCGATCTTTGAGCTCCGAATATGGCTGAGGTTGCTCACCTGCTGGCAGCAGCGCGCCCATGGGGCAAGCCGATAGGCAGAGGTTGCACTCGATGCAGTCCTCCGTGACAACCAGCCGCGTCTCCTGCAGGTCCAGCGCATTGACCGGGCACACGCTGACGCAGGAGCCGCAATAGGCACAGCGCCGCACATCAACGGAAATCAAACCGACCCACCTCCATCGTGGTGCACACCGCAGGGGCGTAATGGGTTGCCTCCTACCCTTGTGCCATCCTCAACCAACAGATTGGCAAGGTCTTTCGCCCCTACAATATGCCATGCGTTACATCTCGCTTCTAACGTCAACCACTAATCTTCTTCAACACACGCAGGGCGCGCAACGTGACCTTTTTGCTGGGTTTCCTCTTCTGCTCGATGTCCACCCAGGTCTTGCAATTTCCAAATAAGCAAATCCTCCCACAGGATCATCGCTTACGCCCATGGGAGGATTCCCACTACTTCAGGCCGTGCGCTTCCAGATAGGCGACCGCCTCACCCACGGTCTTGA
Above is a genomic segment from Chloroflexota bacterium containing:
- a CDS encoding SBBP repeat-containing protein, with amino-acid sequence MRRSIFIIAVVLSLLLSGGRFHAMGRMPTPVANPSVLAAAPVAAEHWPALAAERSTTHSNLRSSTNLALVDPSPGATSNAQPHIALDSSFGQLPLYFIENRGQVDERVAFYIQGRDKVLYFTAQGVAFVLDGSLASAPTEGAWPSAEQGISAHRPAEGESTRYQMALKLEFVDANPNPQLIGQDLTPAVISYFKGAPEQWKTGLRTYASIVYRDLWPGIDLVYSGTVNRLKYTFIVHPGADPTQIRLAYHGATALAITPQGQLEVSTPLGAFHDDCPTAYQEMDGQRVAVDVAYALDGTRNTKNEIRKTGNATWNTPLIYTFHVGPYDASKPLVVDPSILLYSGYIGGSLDEEGRGIVVDSDWHAYIVGHTASSETTFPETVGPYLTHTAGWDVFVAKVNAQGTALLYCGYIGGSGTDWGYAIDLDANRNAYVVGYTDSSDFPVTVGPDTTYNDWGDAFIAKVNAAGTALVYCGYIGGYSYDEAWGVAVDGSGNAYVVGATYSDESTFPDGDGFGSLSGFDTTHNGSADAFIVKVNPAGNGLVYATYLGGDGYETGLDIVVDGSGNAYLCGHTSSNESTFPEVVGPDLTYNGGTQWGDAFVAKINPAGTALIYCGYIGGSQDDSAEGIAIDSAGSAYVAGWVKSSQTQGFPVSVGPDTTYNGGASDAFVAKVQANGTGLVYCGYIGGDAAEEARDIALDSMRYAYVAGFTYSTQATFPVVVGPDLTHNGLMDGFVAKVNPQGTAPLVFCGYFGGSGYDEAWDIVPDGYENTYVTGRTTSSDFPVTQGPDLDYNGGEDAFVAKVGAYLDCSITLSTPPQGVCAYSTGHTASVPYSGPGATYGWYIMGSGVITSSLPYSTTIVWDALGAGTATVGIVITDVQGYTCTNQVDVPVYASPPCTITVSASEVCAGSTGHSAWVPAAGSGASYTWDIQGGTIISGQNTSAIAWNAGSAGTITITIHLTDAWGCACTSATTVTARAGPTANFQAAPQSCCVPLTVYFTDTSTAGSYPISSWYWQFGDGAISSSQHPTHTFTTAGSYTVTLTVTDTFGCTHSKSVSNLITANAPPVASFNAVPTSGDAPLTVYFTDTSTAGSNPIVSWHWQFGDNQISVTQNPTHTYQIEGVYTVTLTITDSHGCHDDASTVITVNPAPTPTPTNTPTSTPTDTPTPTPTSTPTSTPTDTPTPTPTNTPTSTPTDTPTPTPTNTPTSTPTDTPTPTPTNTPTSTPTDTPTPTPTNTPTSTPTDTPTPTPTNTPTSTPTDTPTPTPTNTPTSTPTDTPIHTPTHTPTYTLTPTPTRTLTPTRTETSTVTPTRTRTPTATPTDTRTLTATSSPTPTRTETSTVTPTRTRTPTATPTDTRTPTATSSPTPTRTETSTVTPTRTRTPTATPTDTRTPTPTATETLGPTPTDTPTGDILLTGLVYDAAFGPWHPIPEAVVSVEMCVPSFLQTTTNADGRYALLLPVYYLNLCDHDQARLYGWAPGYQIRVDIVPVSDLRTNPVHDFAMYPFGWPTVTPLPIARPLWLPLVMRNYTGGLPTPMPTATATPTRTRTPTATVIATVTATPPTTPMPTPTKTATGTATPGATPREAQLIVNPSFETDEAWERPDWQIPDTAHPANYSTRYAHSGLRSMRLGIESGPPYFSFSSVQQAVEIPIGATQANLSFYYLPFMARDAYDSLYFCVLRAHDDSILQCDLWTDFNPVWTRRTYDLRIYAGTRIKVHFGVRNDDWDGISAAYLDDVELWVRW
- a CDS encoding DegV family protein, with the translated sequence MAKVAVITDTCASLPDDFYEKYEIARVPYYVHIGTKAFRDLIDITRDEFLDYMRKATELPKSANPGPADYIEKIKAAAQRANDMLIVCMTSIGSGAYQAALVAKEMALKELSNVRIEVVDTRNVSMAHGWMALEAARAALAGATLDDILALIQRMIPVTRMLQTADTLRYLYLGGRIGKAKHLVGSLLNIKPLISMEDGVIVALGQERSRAAAYRRMVELIAEKVGQGGKIKAAIVHAADEEAAQVLHELVEKSFECVEMLTTSLSSALAVHTGPGTVGVCYFPAHVLDK
- a CDS encoding geranylgeranyl reductase family protein; protein product: MISVDVRRCAYCGSCVSVCPVNALDLQETRLVVTEDCIECNLCLSACPMGALLPAGEQPQPYSELKDRYDVVVIGAGPAGAVAAWEAAKQGLAVLLLEKRQEIGSPVRCAEGIAHQALSEFIAPDERWISARICKAHIVLVEDGQECVWESEALPEGSASAGVGYVLERRVFDRVLAERAAQAGARVLVKTAATGLLREGEAVVGVRAQGPWGQRDIAARVVIGADGVESRVGVWAGLDTTLLRQDLMTCAQFLLAGIEVDPQCTYYYLDRQNAPGGYVWIFPKGEGRANVGLGIQADLATVSPVEALTRFVERHPFLAKGSIVTLVVGGVPVGLPPSPMVADGLMLVGDAARQVDPLTGGGIANGMAAGRLAAKVAAEAIAAGDVSRQRLSRYEQEWAAGIGREIARNYRLRARFPPEQRVGERFLHLFALSIGAGK